The following coding sequences are from one Haliotis asinina isolate JCU_RB_2024 chromosome 3, JCU_Hal_asi_v2, whole genome shotgun sequence window:
- the LOC137277369 gene encoding melanin-concentrating hormone receptor 1-like isoform X1 has translation MAQMQWRELERAIADKRTGSLTTWHATYIVWLTLAMLIIGSHLFFIVLILAKRTLRMQLKNLLIVNICLVNLMMGGFIMPTVIHLILDSSEDECVLRMTVRALNDYLQPALSVLTAIALVIDRFLFIMQKPVTTKWLRIVVAVVLMIMPWVIGVLLALPLFFKSFEMGDPEMGCVQEVNLWNIVCAHVICFVLPSIPLFILATLSGLCSTNKKKIPPKELMYDCRDKPISFKGESIKVVVLVCFMTIFPEVPYFVISLLRYTTSCDQPYCLDFFQALKVSVWLRAAKALVFPFIWLWFTDIKSAIICRPTGAADEEDDDISDDQPTDMSQQDTMLLRYR, from the exons ATGGCGCAG ATGCAGTGGCGTGAACTAGAGCGGGCTATTGCCGACAAGAGGACCGGCAGTCTGACAACATGGCACGCCACATACATCGTGTGGCTTACTCTAGCCATGTTGATCATCGGCAGTCATCTGTTCTTCATCGTCCTCATCCTTGCCAAGCGGACACTCCGCATGCAGCTGAAGAACCTCCTGATTGTCAACATCTGTTTGGTCAACCTCATGATGGGTGGGTTTATCATGCCAACCGTCATCCACCTCATTCTGGACAGCTCGGAGGATGAGTGTGTTCTACGAATGACAGTTAGAGCCCTGAATGACTACTTGCAGCCTGCGCTGTCGGTGCTGACAGCCATTGCACTCGTCATAGACAGGTTCCTGTTCATCATGCAAAAGCCGGTCACAACTAAGTGGCTGAGGATTGTTGTTGCTGTGGTGCTGATGATCATGCCGTGGGTTATTGGTGTCCTGCTTGCTCTTCCTTTGTTCTTTAAGTCCTTCGAGATGGGAGACCCAGAGATGGGCTGCGTGCAGGAGGTAAACCTTTGGAACATCGTCTGCGCCCATGTCATCTGTTTTGTGCTCCCTTCAATCCCACTCTTCATCCTAGCAACTCTGTCCGGCCTGTGCAGCACTAATAAGAAGAAGATACCACCCAAGGAATTGATGTATGACTGCAGAGATAAGCCTATATCTTTCAAAGGAGAGTCAATCAAAGTGGTTGTGCTTGTGTGTTTCATGACCATCTTCCCTGAGGTACCCTACTTCGTTATCAGCCTCCTGAGGTACACTACGTCCTGCGACCAACCATACTGTCTCGACTTCTTCCAGGCACTCAAGGTGTCAGTGTGGCTGAGGGCTGCTAAAGCTCTTGTGTTCCCCTTCATCTGGTTGTGGTTCACCGACATCAAGTCCGCCATCATCTGTCGGCCAACCGGAGCTGCGGATGAAGAAGATGACGACATCTCCGACGACCAACCCACggatatgtctcaacaggataCCATGTTGCTGCGGTACAGGTGA
- the LOC137277369 gene encoding melanin-concentrating hormone receptor 1-like isoform X2 — translation MQWRELERAIADKRTGSLTTWHATYIVWLTLAMLIIGSHLFFIVLILAKRTLRMQLKNLLIVNICLVNLMMGGFIMPTVIHLILDSSEDECVLRMTVRALNDYLQPALSVLTAIALVIDRFLFIMQKPVTTKWLRIVVAVVLMIMPWVIGVLLALPLFFKSFEMGDPEMGCVQEVNLWNIVCAHVICFVLPSIPLFILATLSGLCSTNKKKIPPKELMYDCRDKPISFKGESIKVVVLVCFMTIFPEVPYFVISLLRYTTSCDQPYCLDFFQALKVSVWLRAAKALVFPFIWLWFTDIKSAIICRPTGAADEEDDDISDDQPTDMSQQDTMLLRYR, via the coding sequence ATGCAGTGGCGTGAACTAGAGCGGGCTATTGCCGACAAGAGGACCGGCAGTCTGACAACATGGCACGCCACATACATCGTGTGGCTTACTCTAGCCATGTTGATCATCGGCAGTCATCTGTTCTTCATCGTCCTCATCCTTGCCAAGCGGACACTCCGCATGCAGCTGAAGAACCTCCTGATTGTCAACATCTGTTTGGTCAACCTCATGATGGGTGGGTTTATCATGCCAACCGTCATCCACCTCATTCTGGACAGCTCGGAGGATGAGTGTGTTCTACGAATGACAGTTAGAGCCCTGAATGACTACTTGCAGCCTGCGCTGTCGGTGCTGACAGCCATTGCACTCGTCATAGACAGGTTCCTGTTCATCATGCAAAAGCCGGTCACAACTAAGTGGCTGAGGATTGTTGTTGCTGTGGTGCTGATGATCATGCCGTGGGTTATTGGTGTCCTGCTTGCTCTTCCTTTGTTCTTTAAGTCCTTCGAGATGGGAGACCCAGAGATGGGCTGCGTGCAGGAGGTAAACCTTTGGAACATCGTCTGCGCCCATGTCATCTGTTTTGTGCTCCCTTCAATCCCACTCTTCATCCTAGCAACTCTGTCCGGCCTGTGCAGCACTAATAAGAAGAAGATACCACCCAAGGAATTGATGTATGACTGCAGAGATAAGCCTATATCTTTCAAAGGAGAGTCAATCAAAGTGGTTGTGCTTGTGTGTTTCATGACCATCTTCCCTGAGGTACCCTACTTCGTTATCAGCCTCCTGAGGTACACTACGTCCTGCGACCAACCATACTGTCTCGACTTCTTCCAGGCACTCAAGGTGTCAGTGTGGCTGAGGGCTGCTAAAGCTCTTGTGTTCCCCTTCATCTGGTTGTGGTTCACCGACATCAAGTCCGCCATCATCTGTCGGCCAACCGGAGCTGCGGATGAAGAAGATGACGACATCTCCGACGACCAACCCACggatatgtctcaacaggataCCATGTTGCTGCGGTACAGGTGA